Proteins encoded within one genomic window of Fragaria vesca subsp. vesca linkage group LG1, FraVesHawaii_1.0, whole genome shotgun sequence:
- the LOC101308022 gene encoding uncharacterized protein LOC101308022, producing MRRHLISSSSSPLFSLQITHLLLSSSRHFSSYSSPRRDDEIRNVRVSVWWDFENCNLPSTVKPFKIAGTITAALRANGIKGPIQITAFGDMFQLSRANQEALSSTGISLNHVPSGGKNSADRSLLADLMYWVSQNPPPAHLFLISGDRDFASILHKLRMNNYNILLATLDNAPGVLCSAASIMWPWHDLLMGDNLTGRYFNQPPDGPYGSWYGHYKAPLEDPFSSTEQPAVSQSERLPEPGSDSKLQMIPTGSESKPSAIPKTLVELIRNILKSHPKGMSVSELREQLEKYNVSLERPFYGYNKLSCFLASMPDILRLRPVGSGNFMIHGVTPKSAESFMRNPGDSDNGQRRDCAPEPKLEEPCQELQQPILLDSTCTSPVDGKSLSPPSPEKLSSIDGKSLSPHSPDHMKPLLAPIDEKGVEVAEAQETEPDLPPAVGQDFESDVGYFKRIWRKWFGSRVDVSGTSCNNEEQIHTSGEGTEKEGHETLEKHCTNVNNCGNGTLEEQTSRCQLVDSVPPASSSSSHNESSVDSKTATSYEVNADKSHPGLFNQIVQRCKFWRSNPSDQSCDKAKLMESHSQEHELFSISFWGDLESFMGTPKGSVIISESRTREEMALNLQKEGPLVLRSLAKCDLLQLVDLLISEKKWVEEFPSQTSPFKPPQRDGETSLNHSHPSGRLSSIFSNIPSRDEMQRSPGPGEEKCKNIPHTGVSLPSVKNRLSNEYRIKILADCQKLVNEKLKECPNGYNMAVFRQQFLDRYGYHLDLKMLGYGKLVDLLQSLDGVKVDSTFIVPFSKTPEACDRKTVPEIKKHMASHPVFNSDNHFSGSRKEDNNASPWDELGQITKAVYNKNVVAVAPRRKKMKSTGFDYEPSLSDNSDSDGEASSGTALEEQGKGRVNKVGSSLLEILDQWHENKGNSKTVDCRKPYASHGVGTNLGDHSHKSYNFVAEPLCDEKSKSIDDILGTKRKLSESRMES from the exons ATGAGACGCCACCTCATCTCCTCCTCCTCTTCTCCTCTCTTCTCTCTCCAAATCACCCACCTCCTCTTATCCTCCTCAAGGCACTTCAGCTCTTACTCTTCTCCAAGACGAGACGATGAGATTCGCAACGTGAGGGTTTCGGTATGGTGGGACTTCGAGAATTGCAATTTGCCGTCCACCGTCAAGCCCTTCAAGATCGCCGGCACCATCACGGCGGCGCTCCGGGCCAATGGGATCAAGGGTCCCATTCAAATCACTGCCTTTGGGGACATGTTTCAGCTCTCTAGAGCCAACCAGGAGGCCTTGTCCTCTACAGGGATTAGTCTCAATCATGTTCCTAGCG GTGGAAAGAACAGTGCAGATAGGTCTCTCTTGGCAGATCTTATGTACTGGGTGTCTCAGAATCCCCCACCAGCACATTTATTTTTAATTTCTGGAGACAGAGACTTTGCTAGCATTTTACACAAGTTAAGAATGAACAACTATAATATATTGCTAGCCACTTTAGACAATGCTCCTGGTGTCCTTTGTAGTGCTGCAAGTATCATGTGGCCATGGCATGATCTGCTTATGGGTGACAATCTCACAGGAAGGTATTTCAACCAACCGCCTGATGGTCCCTATGGTTCATGGTATGGCCATTACAAGGCGCCTCTTGAAGACCCATTCTCATCCACTGAGCAGCCAGCAGTTTCCCAGTCTGAAAGGCTACCTGAACCTGGTTCTGATTCTAAACTTCAAATGATTCCTACTGGCTCAGAGTCTAAGCCTTCTGCAATTCCTAAAACTCTTGTCGAGCTGATTCGCAATATATTGAAGTCACACCCTAAAGGAATGTCCGTTTCTGAACTTCGCGAGCAGTTGGAAAAATATAATGTGAGCTTGGAAAGACCGTTCTATGGCTATAATAAGTTATCCTGCTTTCTTGCATCAATGCCCGATATTTTGAGGCTCAGGCCAGTAGGTTCTGGAAATTTTATGATACACGGTGTTACCCCAAAATCAGCTGAGTCATTCATGCGGAATCCTGGTGATAGTGATAATGGACAGCGGCGGGATTGTGCTCCTGAACCAAAGTTGGAGGAGCCTTGTCAAGAATTGCAACAACCCATTTTACTGGATAGTACTTGTACTAGTCCTGTAGATGGCAAGTCACTGTCACCTCCTTCGCCTGAGAAACTTTCTTCCATTGATGGGAAGTCACTATCCCCTCATTCTCCTGATCATATGAAGCCTCTACTGGCGCCCATTGATGAAAAAGGTGTTGAAGTAGCTGAGGCACAAGAAACTGAGCCTGATTTGCCTCCTGCGGTTGGACAAGATTTTGAGTCTGATGTTGGTTATTTTAAGAGGATTTGGAGAAAGTGGTTTGGCAGTAGAGTTGATGTTTCAGGTACTAGCTGCAACAATGAAGAACAAATTCACACTTCTGGAGAGGGTACCGAGAAGGAAGGTCATGAAACTCTGGAGAAACATTGTACGAACGTTAATAACTGTGGAAACGGAACACTTGAGGAACAGACATCTAGGTGTCAGCTTGTTGATTCAGTACCTCCAGCCTCATCATCTTCATCCCATAATGAATCTTCTGTAGACAGCAAAACTGCGACAAGCTATGAAGTGAATGCTGATAAATCACATCCAGGGCTTTTTAACCAGATAGTGCAGAGGTGTAAATTTTGGAGAAGTAACCCGAGTGATCAATCCTGTGACAAAGCGAAGTTGATGGAATCTCACTCTCAAGAGCATGAGCTCTTCTCTATTTCTTTTTGGGGAGATTTGGAATCATTTATGGGCACACCTAAAGGATCAGTTATTATCTCTGAATCAAGGACCAG GGAAGAGATGGCTCTCAATCTTCAAAAGGAAGGGCCTTTGGTTCTTAGATCTCTCGCGAAGTGTGATCTCCTTCAGTTGGTAGATTTGTTAATATCAGAAAAGAAATGGGTGGAAGAATTCCCCTCCCAAACATCACCATTCAAACCTCCTCAACGTGATGGAGAGACGTCTCTGAATCATTCCCATCCTTCAGGTAGGCTGAGTTCCATCTTTTCTAATATACCATCCAGAGATGAAATGCAGAGATCACCAGGACCTGGAGAGGAAAAATGTAAGAATATTCCTCATACTGGAGTTTCACTACCTTCCGTCAAGAATCGTCTCTCAAATGAGTATAGAATTAAGATACTAGCCGACTGCCAGAAGCTTGTAAACGAGAAGTTAAAGGAGTGCCCAAATGGATATAACATGGCAGTATTCAGACAACAATTCCTTGATAGATATGGGTACCATCTCGATTTGAAAATGCTTGGTTATGGAAAGTTGGTGGATCTACTACAATCATTGGATGGAGTAAAAGTAGATTCTACTTTCATTGTTCCTTTTTCTAAGACTCCTGAAGCTTGTGATAGGAAGACTGTTCCTGAAATCAAAAAACATATGGCCAGTCATCCAGTTTTTAATTCAGATAATCATTTTTCTGGTTCAAGAAAGGAAGATAATAATGCCTCTCCGTGGGATGAGCTGGGGCAGATTACCAAAGCTGTCTATAACAAGAATGTTGTGGCAGTAGCACCAAGGAGGAAAAAAATGAAATCAACAGGTTTTGATTATGAACCATCCCTTTCAGACAATTCAGATTCGGATGGAGAGGCTTCGTCTGGAACTGCGCTGGAAGAACAAGGCAAGGGCAGAGTGAACAAGGTAGGCAGCTCTCTATTGGAAATCCTTGATCAGTGGCATGAAAATAAGGGTAACTCAAAGACAGTTGATTGCAGAAAGCCATATGCTTCACATGGAGTCGGCACAAATCTGGGAGATCATTCGCACAAGAGCTACAATTTTGTTGCAGAACCACTTTGTGATGAGAAAAGCAAATCCATTGATGACATACTAGGTACCAAAAGGAAATTAAGTGAATCAAGGATGGAGAGCTAG